The following coding sequences are from one Veillonella rodentium window:
- a CDS encoding chloride channel protein, with protein sequence MTFDKRLIGLIIIVGFIAGLVGASYTHLLHAVQHFVYHYSAAEHLSFGAAVARVAPLERLFALMVCGVVGGIGWFLIHRYGPGIVDIKAAVAGKMDMHPITTVLHATLQIITVGIGSPLGREVAPREASAGITTFLVDHFDITREDRQLLIACAAGAGLAAVYNSPLSAAIFTLETLLLTWNVRSMSAALLCCGLATLVTRLAGVGDVIQYTMAQPSLGSHYEEFSIALGAVIAIGVVVFNITQSKLPAFHRNSPVMIVVSIIAFTLIGALSMYYPEILGNGKAGNELTFANDITWTYALGLFGSKWIAVLLALAAGAYGGRITPSMMLGSTLAIVFGTFWSIAVTPISLGMAAFIGAVAFLGLAQKMPLASCVFMLELSRFSVEMLFPIALTMGTALMVEQIIQSRLARS encoded by the coding sequence TGGGTGCTTCGTATACCCATCTTTTACATGCTGTTCAACATTTCGTATATCATTATTCTGCAGCGGAACATCTGAGTTTTGGTGCCGCCGTAGCTCGCGTAGCACCGTTGGAACGATTGTTTGCTCTCATGGTTTGTGGCGTTGTCGGCGGGATAGGGTGGTTCCTGATTCATCGATATGGTCCCGGGATTGTAGATATAAAGGCAGCAGTTGCCGGTAAAATGGATATGCATCCTATTACAACGGTATTACATGCGACATTACAAATTATTACCGTAGGCATAGGTTCTCCATTGGGCAGGGAAGTGGCGCCTCGGGAGGCGAGTGCAGGAATTACGACCTTTTTAGTAGATCATTTTGATATAACGCGGGAAGATCGACAGTTATTGATTGCCTGTGCCGCCGGGGCGGGGCTGGCAGCCGTTTATAATTCACCTTTATCAGCGGCTATTTTTACGCTGGAGACATTGTTACTTACATGGAACGTGCGTTCTATGAGTGCCGCTCTATTATGCTGCGGTTTAGCAACGTTGGTTACGAGACTCGCCGGCGTGGGAGATGTCATTCAATATACAATGGCACAGCCGAGCCTAGGCAGTCATTATGAAGAGTTTTCCATTGCGTTAGGTGCAGTTATCGCTATCGGTGTTGTCGTATTTAATATAACGCAAAGTAAGTTGCCCGCATTTCATCGCAATAGCCCTGTTATGATCGTTGTTTCTATTATTGCATTTACCTTAATCGGTGCATTATCCATGTATTATCCTGAAATTCTTGGCAATGGCAAGGCCGGTAACGAATTAACATTTGCTAACGATATAACTTGGACATATGCGTTAGGGCTCTTCGGTTCAAAATGGATAGCTGTTCTTTTAGCATTAGCCGCGGGGGCTTACGGTGGTCGCATTACGCCGTCTATGATGTTAGGTAGTACCTTGGCCATTGTATTCGGTACATTTTGGTCCATAGCTGTGACTCCGATTTCTCTTGGAATGGCTGCTTTCATAGGGGCTGTTGCATTTCTAGGCTTAGCGCAGAAGATGCCCCTCGCATCATGTGTGTTTATGTTAGAACTATCGCGTTTTTCCGTTGAGATGCTATTCCCGATTGCATTGACCATGGGTACCGCATTGATGGTGGAACAAATAATACAAAGCAGATTGGCGCGATCGTAA
- a CDS encoding gamma carbonic anhydrase family protein — translation MLPFHGKYPKLDPKSCVMPGAELAGDVELKEYASIWQNCALRGDVNKIIVGRYSNVQDNSVLHVDDDKACILGDYVTVGHGAIVHATTVEDNVLIGMGAIVLSGCHIGSGSIIAAGAVVKENTVIPPNSLVVGIPARIVRTDATQIERIHNQALKYKHLWTIEYGMLPNAGGEEYDKNAKIV, via the coding sequence ATGTTACCATTTCACGGAAAATATCCCAAATTAGACCCTAAAAGCTGCGTTATGCCCGGTGCTGAACTAGCGGGCGACGTAGAATTAAAAGAATATGCATCCATTTGGCAAAACTGTGCGCTTCGCGGCGATGTCAATAAAATCATCGTTGGTCGTTATTCCAATGTTCAAGATAATTCTGTTTTACATGTAGATGATGATAAAGCATGTATTCTGGGCGATTATGTAACAGTAGGCCATGGTGCTATCGTTCATGCTACAACTGTAGAGGATAATGTACTCATCGGTATGGGGGCTATCGTTTTAAGCGGTTGCCATATAGGCTCGGGCTCTATCATTGCTGCCGGTGCAGTAGTAAAGGAAAACACGGTTATCCCTCCAAACTCATTAGTAGTCGGAATCCCGGCACGCATAGTACGCACAGATGCCACCCAAATCGAACGCATTCACAACCAGGCATTGAAATACAAACATCTGTGGACCATAGAGTACGGTATGCTTCCCAATGCAGGCGGTGAAGAATACGACAAAAATGCCAAGATTGTTTAG
- a CDS encoding nitronate monooxygenase has product MRTKLTQLLQIEYPIIQGAMAWVSEHELVAAVANAGATGVIALGGRDADWTRNEIRACKKLTDKPFGVNLMLMAPNKDELVDIIIAEKPAFVTLGAGNPVPYIKPFQDAGIKVIPVVPSLKLAKRIADAGADAIIVEGMEAGGHIGTQTTMSLMENILPEISIPVVVAGAIVDGRGLAAALLMGAEGVQMGSRFLLAEECHAHPNMKEAIIKATDTDSVVTGLLSGHGGVRSLKNEFTTRYLAAETDGVTTPEERTKMSQGTNKLAAIDGDVVNGAVQVGQGLNRLNKIEPARVIVQTVMNEAIMSIRKAQRFIDVI; this is encoded by the coding sequence ATGAGAACAAAATTAACACAACTTTTACAAATAGAATACCCTATCATTCAGGGTGCCATGGCTTGGGTATCGGAACACGAACTCGTGGCCGCCGTCGCTAACGCCGGAGCCACCGGCGTCATCGCTCTAGGCGGGCGGGATGCGGACTGGACACGCAATGAAATTCGGGCCTGCAAAAAATTAACGGATAAACCTTTTGGCGTAAACCTCATGCTGATGGCCCCTAACAAGGATGAACTCGTAGATATAATCATCGCCGAAAAACCTGCATTTGTTACACTCGGTGCAGGTAATCCCGTACCGTATATCAAACCGTTTCAAGATGCGGGAATTAAAGTCATCCCCGTCGTACCGTCCTTAAAGCTGGCTAAACGTATCGCGGATGCCGGTGCAGATGCGATTATCGTGGAGGGCATGGAGGCAGGCGGACATATCGGCACGCAAACAACTATGTCTTTAATGGAAAATATTCTGCCGGAAATCTCTATTCCCGTTGTAGTAGCAGGTGCTATCGTTGATGGGCGAGGCCTTGCAGCCGCTTTATTAATGGGTGCAGAAGGTGTTCAGATGGGGTCCCGTTTCTTGTTAGCTGAAGAATGTCATGCCCATCCAAATATGAAAGAAGCCATCATCAAAGCAACCGATACGGACTCGGTTGTAACGGGGCTTCTCTCCGGCCACGGTGGTGTTCGCAGCTTAAAAAATGAATTCACTACGCGCTATCTTGCAGCGGAAACCGATGGCGTAACCACACCGGAAGAACGCACCAAAATGTCTCAAGGCACAAATAAATTAGCTGCTATCGACGGTGATGTTGTAAACGGTGCCGTTCAGGTCGGACAAGGCTTAAATCGACTCAACAAGATTGAACCGGCACGCGTCATCGTTCAAACGGTTATGAATGAAGCAATCATGTCCATTCGTAAGGCACAACGTTTCATCGATGTCATTTAA
- a CDS encoding rubredoxin, with protein sequence MEKYVCVVCGWVYDEAVEGVKFEDQPADYVCPICGVGKDQFEKM encoded by the coding sequence ATGGAAAAATATGTATGCGTAGTATGCGGTTGGGTTTATGATGAAGCTGTAGAAGGTGTAAAATTCGAAGATCAACCGGCTGATTATGTTTGCCCAATCTGTGGTGTTGGTAAAGACCAATTCGAAAAAATGTAA
- a CDS encoding YceD family protein, translating into MKLQVEQAKEHIGKKFPYSYTMPASILGDVTAFPWSRHDITISGEFWYDGQNYIVHGSITSKGDYECSRCLNITEHNRNDFFEEVFSDGRVTEDDVIPFDGEEIDLTELIRDTLIINEPSQVLCQDDCKGLCVHCGANLNVSPCSCESFVVDPRFAELRALLDEKDDRLS; encoded by the coding sequence ATGAAACTGCAAGTAGAGCAAGCAAAAGAACATATAGGAAAGAAATTTCCTTATAGCTATACGATGCCAGCCTCTATACTTGGCGACGTAACTGCTTTTCCTTGGAGCCGTCATGATATAACCATTAGTGGTGAGTTTTGGTATGATGGTCAAAACTACATTGTCCACGGTTCGATCACATCTAAAGGTGATTATGAGTGTTCTAGGTGTTTAAACATAACGGAACATAATCGTAATGATTTCTTCGAAGAAGTCTTTAGTGATGGTCGGGTTACAGAGGATGATGTGATTCCTTTCGATGGAGAGGAAATTGACTTGACCGAACTGATTAGGGATACATTAATCATCAATGAACCCTCTCAAGTGTTATGTCAGGATGATTGCAAAGGATTGTGCGTTCATTGCGGAGCAAATTTAAATGTTTCACCTTGTTCTTGTGAATCCTTTGTGGTGGATCCTCGATTTGCAGAGTTACGTGCTTTGCTTGATGAGAAAGATGATAGATTGTCCTAA
- the rpmF gene encoding 50S ribosomal protein L32 — protein sequence MAVPKRRLSKCRRDRRRANWKLEAPGYVACPQCHEPKMPHRVCPTCGHYKGEQVVTNA from the coding sequence ATGGCAGTACCTAAGCGTAGATTGTCTAAATGCCGTCGCGATCGTCGCCGTGCTAATTGGAAATTGGAAGCTCCTGGTTATGTAGCATGTCCACAATGTCACGAACCTAAGATGCCTCATCGTGTTTGCCCTACATGTGGTCACTATAAAGGTGAACAAGTAGTAACTAATGCTTAA
- the fapR gene encoding transcription factor FapR produces the protein MSRLKKQERQKQLQEKLNITPFLTDEDLASHFSVSVPTIRLDRLELGIPELRERIRVMATGGYTPETAEHLPYEVVGELIDVTAGQQALSMLRTTVDMEDQFGYIEPQYLYAQANSLAKVVMGTTVCSAEVGNIKYKSPVRAGTNLVAKAEIVRRRGNKFFIWVIIRDKIKEVFRAKFIMESIENRV, from the coding sequence ATGAGTCGGTTGAAGAAACAAGAGCGCCAAAAGCAGTTGCAAGAAAAACTGAATATCACGCCATTTCTAACTGATGAAGATTTGGCCTCTCACTTCAGTGTGAGTGTGCCGACTATTCGTTTGGATCGACTGGAATTGGGTATTCCTGAATTACGTGAGCGTATTCGCGTGATGGCTACAGGCGGTTATACGCCGGAAACAGCGGAACATTTGCCGTATGAAGTAGTGGGAGAACTGATTGATGTTACCGCAGGGCAACAGGCGTTATCCATGTTGCGCACAACTGTGGATATGGAGGATCAGTTCGGTTATATAGAGCCTCAGTATTTATATGCGCAAGCAAATTCCCTAGCAAAAGTCGTCATGGGGACGACCGTTTGTTCGGCGGAAGTTGGAAATATAAAGTATAAAAGCCCTGTAAGAGCCGGTACCAATCTGGTGGCAAAAGCAGAAATTGTTCGTCGCCGTGGAAATAAGTTCTTTATTTGGGTCATCATAAGAGATAAAATAAAAGAAGTATTTCGAGCAAAATTTATCATGGAATCCATAGAGAATAGGGTGTAA
- the plsX gene encoding phosphate acyltransferase PlsX, whose product MKIAVDVMGGDFAPLETVLGSIEAVRENSHIEVVLVGDEQQIFDILEANNEANNSRISVHHASQVIGMDEHPGQALRKKKDASVVVATSLVRDKACDAVIAPGSTGAAVAAALFGLGRIKGIDRPVIATPMPTVNGITVMLDSGANSNSKPKHLVQGALMGSEYAKLLLGKDNPTVGLLNIGEEATKGNEVVLATYPILEKMKTINFKGNVEGRDIPKGTVDVVVCDGFVGNVILKFAEGLVTGLTQLIKESIMASGIFAKLGAMLVKPALKHIAKKIDHTENGGAPLLGVNGVFMIAHGSSKAKEIKTAITIAGDLVDRKIIEHIQQTIEIEGALKYEYDE is encoded by the coding sequence ATGAAAATCGCAGTAGACGTCATGGGAGGCGATTTTGCTCCTTTGGAAACCGTTCTGGGCTCCATTGAAGCCGTACGAGAAAATAGTCACATCGAAGTGGTTCTCGTAGGTGATGAGCAGCAAATTTTTGATATATTAGAAGCTAATAATGAAGCGAATAATTCGCGTATTTCCGTGCATCATGCCAGTCAAGTTATCGGCATGGATGAACATCCGGGCCAGGCATTACGTAAGAAGAAAGATGCGTCCGTTGTCGTTGCAACTTCATTAGTGAGAGATAAAGCCTGTGATGCCGTCATCGCTCCCGGAAGTACCGGTGCTGCTGTGGCCGCGGCTCTTTTCGGCTTAGGTCGAATCAAGGGCATTGATAGACCGGTTATTGCAACACCGATGCCCACGGTGAACGGTATTACGGTAATGCTGGACTCCGGTGCTAACTCCAATAGCAAACCTAAACATCTTGTACAGGGGGCTTTGATGGGGTCGGAATATGCAAAGCTGTTATTAGGCAAAGATAACCCTACAGTAGGATTATTAAATATCGGCGAAGAAGCTACAAAGGGAAACGAAGTCGTTTTGGCTACATATCCTATTTTAGAGAAAATGAAAACCATCAACTTTAAAGGGAATGTAGAAGGCCGCGATATACCGAAAGGGACCGTAGATGTTGTCGTATGTGACGGTTTTGTAGGTAATGTAATTTTAAAGTTTGCTGAAGGTCTGGTTACGGGCTTAACACAACTTATAAAAGAAAGCATTATGGCGAGCGGTATTTTCGCAAAGCTTGGTGCTATGCTTGTAAAACCGGCTTTGAAGCATATCGCGAAGAAGATAGATCACACAGAAAATGGCGGTGCTCCGCTTTTAGGGGTTAATGGTGTGTTTATGATTGCCCATGGCAGCTCCAAGGCTAAGGAAATCAAGACGGCTATTACTATTGCCGGAGATTTGGTGGATCGTAAAATTATTGAACACATTCAACAAACGATAGAAATTGAAGGAGCTTTAAAATATGAGTATGATGAGTAA
- a CDS encoding beta-ketoacyl-ACP synthase III, which produces MSMMSKPVGIIGTGSFLPDNVVTNFDLEKMVDTNDQWIRERTGIEERRIAPEGMNTSYMAAEAAKKAMQMAKVNAEDLDMIIFATLTPDMIIPSAACVLQANLGAKNAAAYDLQAACSGFVYGLITAASYINSGIYKKVLVVGAEILSRRVNWNDRGTCILFGDGAGAAVVSEVPEGYGIKGIDMGADGTGGSSLCIPAGGTAVIANDQRVEEGLTFIHMDGPEVYKFAVKTMGRTVLKSLECAHMDLEDLDFFIPHQANIRIIDSAAKRLHMPKEKVFVNLHKYGNTSAASVAIALDEAWREGRFKRGDNVAFAGFGAGLTWASLVLKWY; this is translated from the coding sequence ATGAGTATGATGAGTAAACCTGTAGGAATTATTGGTACAGGCAGCTTCCTTCCTGACAATGTGGTAACAAATTTTGATCTTGAAAAAATGGTCGATACTAATGACCAGTGGATCAGAGAACGTACAGGTATTGAAGAACGCCGCATTGCACCGGAAGGCATGAACACATCTTATATGGCGGCTGAGGCAGCAAAAAAAGCCATGCAGATGGCTAAAGTTAATGCAGAAGACCTCGATATGATTATCTTCGCCACTTTGACACCGGATATGATTATTCCTTCTGCTGCTTGTGTGTTGCAAGCAAATTTAGGAGCAAAAAATGCAGCGGCTTATGATTTGCAGGCGGCTTGCTCCGGCTTTGTCTATGGATTGATTACGGCAGCAAGTTATATTAATTCTGGAATTTATAAAAAGGTACTTGTCGTGGGCGCTGAAATTCTATCACGTCGAGTTAACTGGAATGATCGCGGTACATGTATTCTCTTCGGCGATGGTGCAGGAGCGGCCGTTGTTTCTGAAGTTCCTGAAGGATATGGTATCAAAGGCATCGATATGGGCGCCGACGGTACCGGTGGTTCATCTCTTTGTATACCTGCCGGCGGTACAGCTGTTATTGCTAATGATCAGCGTGTAGAGGAAGGGTTGACTTTCATCCATATGGATGGGCCTGAAGTATATAAGTTTGCAGTTAAAACAATGGGACGCACCGTTTTAAAATCTTTAGAATGTGCTCATATGGATTTAGAGGATTTGGATTTCTTTATTCCTCATCAGGCGAATATTCGGATTATTGATTCGGCTGCAAAACGTTTACATATGCCGAAGGAAAAAGTATTTGTTAATTTACATAAGTATGGTAACACATCTGCCGCGTCCGTAGCGATTGCTCTTGATGAAGCCTGGCGTGAAGGACGTTTCAAACGCGGTGATAATGTTGCGTTTGCAGGATTTGGAGCTGGTCTTACATGGGCGAGCCTAGTCTTGAAATGGTATTAA
- the fabK gene encoding enoyl-[acyl-carrier-protein] reductase FabK: MIKTDICDLLQIEYPIFQGGMAWLGTAELAAAVSEAGGLGIIGAGHMPPDVFRNEIHKLKERTSKPFGCNIMLMSPFVKEVMEVVLEEHVPVITTGAGNPGVYIPALKEIGTKVIPVVASVLLAKRLLRGGIDAIIAEGTESGGHVGDITTMALIPQVVDAVDVPVIAAGGIADGRGMAAAFALGAKAVQMGTRFVLSEECIAHENYKNAVLKAKDRATVMTGLTTGHPVRIIDNALAHKYKALEFSGASKEELESLGAGTLRKAAIDGDVKEGSVMIGQISGMLTDVKPCATIIQDIMTEAETVIKNLQGLSK; this comes from the coding sequence ATGATTAAGACTGATATTTGTGATTTGTTGCAGATTGAGTATCCGATCTTTCAGGGCGGTATGGCTTGGCTCGGTACTGCAGAACTTGCGGCAGCTGTTTCTGAGGCCGGCGGTCTCGGCATCATCGGTGCAGGTCATATGCCTCCTGATGTGTTCCGCAATGAAATTCATAAATTAAAAGAACGGACAAGTAAACCTTTTGGCTGTAACATCATGTTAATGTCTCCGTTTGTAAAAGAAGTAATGGAAGTTGTTCTGGAAGAACACGTTCCTGTCATCACAACCGGTGCAGGTAATCCAGGGGTTTATATTCCGGCGTTGAAAGAGATCGGTACGAAGGTCATTCCTGTAGTGGCATCCGTGTTGCTTGCTAAACGTCTGTTGCGCGGCGGTATTGATGCGATTATCGCGGAAGGTACTGAATCCGGCGGTCACGTAGGTGATATTACGACGATGGCGTTGATTCCGCAAGTTGTAGATGCCGTTGATGTACCGGTTATTGCAGCCGGCGGGATTGCAGATGGTCGCGGCATGGCCGCTGCATTTGCATTGGGCGCTAAAGCGGTGCAAATGGGGACTCGTTTTGTATTATCCGAAGAATGTATTGCTCACGAGAATTATAAGAATGCCGTGTTGAAAGCAAAAGATCGCGCTACGGTTATGACCGGTCTTACGACAGGTCATCCGGTACGTATTATCGATAATGCGTTAGCGCATAAGTATAAAGCGCTTGAATTTAGCGGCGCTTCTAAGGAAGAATTGGAAAGTTTGGGTGCAGGTACACTTCGTAAAGCTGCTATCGACGGTGATGTAAAAGAAGGTTCCGTAATGATCGGTCAAATTTCCGGTATGTTGACGGATGTTAAACCATGTGCAACGATTATTCAGGATATTATGACTGAAGCTGAAACAGTAATTAAAAACCTTCAAGGTCTTAGTAAATAA
- the fabD gene encoding ACP S-malonyltransferase, translating to MKTAFVFPGQGSQKVGMLQDLYNEYPIVKQRFEEADEALGYSITKLCFEGPDTELVKTANTQPAILTASVACYEILKEKGFAPDIVGGHSLGEYSALVAAGVLKFKDAVYVVHKRGEYMQEAVPLGKGAMAAILALPREEVVAICKDIDASVGSVQAVNFNCPGQIVIAGETAAVEAAAEKMKAAGAKRAVMLPVSAPFHSRLMEPAAIRLKEELDKIQVSDAQIPVVANVTGKILTNANDIKESLVTQAANPVLWEDCVAEMINFGVTRFVEVGPGKVLTGFTKKINKDMELANVEDVASLDKTLEFLKGVR from the coding sequence ATGAAAACGGCATTTGTTTTTCCCGGTCAAGGTTCACAAAAAGTAGGTATGTTACAAGATTTGTATAATGAATATCCTATTGTGAAACAACGTTTTGAAGAAGCTGACGAAGCACTTGGGTATTCTATTACTAAATTATGCTTCGAAGGTCCTGATACAGAGCTTGTAAAGACGGCAAATACACAACCGGCTATTTTGACGGCATCTGTAGCATGCTATGAAATCTTAAAAGAGAAAGGTTTCGCGCCTGACATTGTAGGCGGGCATAGCCTCGGTGAATACAGTGCTCTTGTGGCTGCCGGCGTATTAAAATTTAAAGATGCCGTATATGTAGTTCACAAACGCGGTGAATATATGCAGGAGGCTGTACCTTTGGGGAAAGGTGCCATGGCGGCTATTTTGGCATTGCCTCGTGAAGAGGTTGTGGCTATCTGTAAGGATATCGATGCATCTGTTGGCTCCGTACAGGCAGTAAACTTCAATTGTCCTGGACAAATCGTTATCGCCGGGGAAACGGCAGCGGTGGAAGCGGCGGCGGAAAAAATGAAGGCAGCCGGTGCAAAACGCGCAGTTATGCTACCTGTTAGTGCTCCATTTCACAGTCGTTTGATGGAACCTGCGGCAATCCGCTTAAAAGAGGAATTGGATAAGATTCAGGTGAGTGATGCACAAATTCCTGTAGTTGCGAATGTTACCGGTAAGATTTTGACTAATGCTAATGACATTAAAGAATCTTTGGTTACTCAAGCTGCTAATCCTGTATTATGGGAAGACTGCGTAGCGGAAATGATTAACTTCGGTGTAACTCGCTTCGTAGAAGTGGGCCCTGGTAAAGTGCTTACCGGCTTCACTAAAAAAATCAACAAAGACATGGAATTAGCTAATGTGGAAGACGTTGCATCCTTAGATAAAACGCTTGAATTTTTGAAAGGGGTTCGATAA
- the fabG gene encoding 3-oxoacyl-[acyl-carrier-protein] reductase, which produces MHLEGKVAIVTGASRGIGRAVAIQLAQSGADVVVNYSGSEGAAQETVEAVQALGRKAIKIKANVADAEEVASMVEEAHKEFGHIDILVNNAGITRDGLLMRMKDDDFDAVIDINLKGVYLVTKVVAKIMMKQRSGRIINMTSVVGVIGNTGQTNYAASKAGVIGFTKSCAKELASRGITVNAIAPGFINTDMTDVLPEKVKEAMVAEIPLGRMAEAEEVASVATFLASDFANYITGQVINVDGGMVM; this is translated from the coding sequence ATGCACTTAGAGGGTAAAGTAGCCATTGTAACAGGCGCATCCCGTGGTATCGGTCGCGCTGTAGCGATTCAATTAGCACAATCCGGTGCAGATGTCGTAGTTAATTACAGCGGTAGTGAAGGTGCAGCTCAAGAAACCGTTGAAGCTGTACAAGCGCTTGGCCGTAAAGCCATAAAAATTAAAGCTAATGTGGCCGATGCTGAAGAGGTGGCTTCCATGGTGGAAGAAGCTCATAAAGAATTCGGACACATTGATATCCTCGTTAATAATGCCGGAATTACACGTGACGGCTTATTAATGCGTATGAAAGATGATGATTTTGATGCTGTTATCGATATTAACCTCAAAGGTGTGTATCTAGTAACGAAAGTAGTTGCAAAAATCATGATGAAGCAACGTTCCGGACGTATTATCAATATGACATCCGTTGTAGGTGTTATCGGTAATACGGGGCAAACCAATTATGCCGCATCTAAAGCGGGCGTTATCGGATTTACCAAGTCTTGTGCTAAGGAATTGGCAAGTCGTGGTATTACGGTTAATGCTATTGCACCGGGCTTTATCAATACTGATATGACCGATGTATTACCGGAAAAAGTTAAAGAAGCTATGGTTGCTGAAATTCCGTTAGGCCGTATGGCTGAAGCTGAAGAAGTGGCATCGGTAGCAACATTCCTTGCGAGTGATTTTGCTAATTATATTACGGGACAAGTCATCAATGTTGATGGCGGCATGGTAATGTAG
- a CDS encoding acyl carrier protein, whose translation MSTFDKVKAIVVEQLGVDEAEVTIDSTFIDDLGADSLDIVELIMAFEEEFNVEIPDDVAEKIKTVKDTVEYIDSAK comes from the coding sequence ATGAGTACTTTCGATAAAGTTAAAGCAATCGTTGTGGAACAATTAGGCGTTGATGAAGCTGAAGTTACCATTGATTCTACATTCATCGACGATTTAGGCGCAGACTCCTTGGATATCGTTGAATTGATCATGGCATTCGAAGAAGAATTCAATGTTGAAATCCCTGACGACGTTGCAGAAAAAATCAAAACCGTTAAGGATACAGTAGAATATATTGATTCTGCTAAATAA
- a CDS encoding NAD(P)H-dependent flavin oxidoreductase: MKLPELRIGNLVAKVPIIQGGMAIRLSTARLAAAVANEGGIGLIAASGLPFDELRYEIQLARKLSPTGIIGINAMVAATQFAGLVKTAIEEGIDLVVAGAGFSRDMFAMGKESGTPIVPIVSSAKLARISEGLGASAVIVEGSEAGGHLGTNRSARDIVPEVVAAVKKIPVIAAGGVLDGRDIVDMLKLGASGVQMGSRFAASDECNASDELKKMYVRATKPEDIVLIQSPVGLPGQAIKNKFAESVLDGTVAPPTVCDNCLKHCSHKFCIIRALSRAQQGDVETGLVFSGNNMRKVDKIMPVKDIFAQLKQQVAEID, encoded by the coding sequence GTGAAGCTCCCTGAACTTCGCATTGGGAATCTAGTGGCCAAAGTACCTATTATTCAAGGTGGTATGGCGATTAGATTGTCTACAGCTCGCTTGGCAGCAGCCGTTGCAAATGAAGGCGGTATAGGTCTTATTGCGGCATCCGGTTTGCCTTTTGATGAATTAAGATATGAAATACAATTAGCTAGAAAATTATCACCTACGGGTATTATTGGTATAAATGCGATGGTAGCGGCCACACAATTTGCCGGCCTTGTTAAGACTGCCATTGAAGAGGGCATAGATCTTGTAGTAGCAGGTGCTGGTTTTTCAAGAGATATGTTCGCTATGGGTAAAGAATCCGGTACGCCTATCGTACCGATCGTTTCATCCGCAAAGTTAGCACGCATTTCCGAAGGATTGGGCGCCTCTGCCGTTATCGTTGAAGGTAGCGAGGCGGGTGGCCATCTGGGTACAAATCGTTCAGCTCGGGATATCGTTCCTGAGGTTGTAGCAGCCGTAAAAAAAATACCGGTGATTGCTGCCGGTGGTGTTTTAGATGGTCGCGACATTGTGGATATGTTAAAGCTCGGTGCCAGTGGTGTTCAGATGGGCAGCCGTTTTGCTGCTTCTGATGAATGTAACGCATCCGATGAATTGAAAAAAATGTATGTGCGGGCTACAAAACCTGAGGATATTGTATTAATTCAAAGTCCCGTAGGTTTACCCGGACAAGCCATTAAAAATAAGTTTGCCGAATCCGTATTGGACGGCACAGTAGCACCACCGACGGTGTGTGATAACTGTTTGAAGCATTGCTCACATAAATTCTGCATTATTCGTGCACTTTCACGAGCACAACAGGGCGATGTGGAAACGGGATTGGTATTCTCTGGCAATAATATGAGAAAAGTCGACAAGATTATGCCAGTTAAAGATATCTTTGCTCAATTGAAACAGCAGGTAGCAGAGATTGATTAA